From the Planktothricoides raciborskii GIHE-MW2 genome, the window TTTTGGAAAAACAGCGAGCTTCCAAAGATTTTTATTTAGTGAGTAGTATTCCTGATTCTGAACCGTTGCGCCATGAGAAAGCTCCTTGGGCGATCGCGATTTTAGCAGTAATGGTTATCGTTGCTGGCTTTAATTGGGTAAGTATGTTGAATGTATCAATTGGTGCGGCAATCGCGATGTTGGTGACAGGTTGCTGTTCACCCAATCGTTCATTACAGAGTATTGAATGGTCGGTATTGCTGGTAATTGGCGCTGCTTTGGGAATTGGTGACGCCCTGGAGAATACGGGTGCAGCACAGGCGATCGCCTCTACTTGTATTAGCATCGCTGGGGATAATCCTTGGGTAGTATTAGCGGTCGTTTATACCCTCACAGTCGTAATTACAGAAATTATTACTAACAATGCTGCTGCCGCGATTATGTTTCCGATTTCTATCTCCATTGCTCAAAACTTAGGCGTTGATTTCATGCCGTTTGTCATTTCAGTTATGATTGGGGCTTCTGCGGGTTTTGCTACCCCGGTTGGTTATCAAACTAATATGATGGTTTACGGGCCTGGAGGATATAAGTTTACTGATTTTCTGCTGATTGGCTTGCCTATGGATGTCTTACTTGGCATCGTTACGGTGGCGATCGCACCATTAATTTACCCTTTTTAGTTGTTAGTTGTTAGTGCGATTCGTTCAGGCGGAAAGTCTAGGGATAAAACCCAAAACCTGCGTCTGGTGTAGGTTCTGACCTACATAACTCTGGGGGTGTACAGGATAGTCCTGTAGACAAAGATTCCCGGAGGGTTTTTCCTCCGAGGTCATAGACACCTCACCCCACGGTAAAGATTCACTATCTTTACTCGTGAAGCGGGTAGGAAAGCTGATCATCCCTAAGCAGATGGGAAAAATCAGCAAGTCAAGCGCTCATGGGCAGCGAGAGCGAATTCCCGGCTTGAACCCTCTCCAAACAAAAGTAGCGAAACTGCTTGTTACGCTGCGTCCAAAATGGCATAGGGAAAGGTGACGAATTTAACAGGTCAGTCACAAAGGAATCCCAGAAATACCTAGGGGGACAGGGAAGACCCTAAAAGCGCATTCAACCACCACTAGGGAACGAAGTAAACCCATATTTCTCTTACCAGTAATGGTAAGTAGCGATAGTGTGTAAGCGGATGAAATATTGGGAATGGGATGTGGCAAGAAAGCTCTTTTCCGCCGGTTTTGCCAGTGGATATGCAGACGTGCCACGGCTGTGAAGTTAGCGATTATTAGTAAGTCCAAAGGACGCACAAAACCAGTCGCTTACGACATGGTGTGATTTTAAAGGGACAAAGGATGAACGCTATGCCAAACGGGAACGTTTAACGACTTCCCCATTAGGATGCTATTGGTTTAGCAAGCGCAGCTAGGAGCGGAGTGCCGCGAAAGTGGCACGCTCCGTTCTGAATGGGAGGTGGGAGTTGTGAAGCTCCCATCGACCCCTACCGTTGTTAGTTGTTGGTTATTTGTTGTTGGGCAGGGATTCTTTGGGTAGGGATTCTTTGATTGGGGAAAGTGAAAAGGAGAACGGGTAACAGTTATCAGGGAACGGGGAATATTGCCTGTTGCTTGTTCCCCGTTCCCTGTTCCCTGTTCCCTGTTCGTTATTGGTTATTTATTATTGGCTGTTTGCCCGAAATAAGTAATAACCAATAACCGGCAATAAATATTAAATCATTCGCTGGAATTCTGCCAGACTATTGACGGTTTTAATTGCGTCCTTCAGTTCCGTCAAGCGTTCCACATTTTTAATTTGAGAAACTGCGGGCATCAGTTCTAATGCGGTTTCCCCAAATTTTAATTCTAATCCCAGGGCGATCGCGGATAAAAGTCCTTCTTCTCGTCCTTGTTGAACTCCTTGATTCAAAATTTCTTGATACCAGGGAGATTTTTGTAATACTGCCATATCCCACCTCATTATTTGTTGCACAACGCTACTTTCTAAAACAAAGGTAGCAAAAAACGCCAAAAGAGTTTCCAGGTCGCTGAGTTTTTCGTCATTACGTAACAATCGCAAAGCTCGTTGTACGGTTGATTTTTCTCCACCTCCTTTTAAAACGGGAACAAAGGGCAAAAGTGCGGTCAGCGATCGCTCAAAAACTATTTCCGCATTCACTTCCCACAGGTTAATTACTCGATAGTCTTGACGCGCTTGTAAACCGGCAAATTCGGAAAAGTAACCCTGGGGAATATTGGCATAACTACTTTGAAGAATATTTACCAATACTGGATATACAGGTAGTTGATACTTTTCTTCTGCCAAGGCAACATAAGCTCTGATTCGCCGGGGCATTTTTCCTGTGTAATATAATTGTAACTCATTTACTAGCAAGAATTCCCCACATTCGGGGCTATAAGCGCGGACTAATACGTCTCCTTCTCGGCTAATCCATTGGAAATCCGAGTTCACAATTTCTCGGACTTGTACATCAGCAAATGACGTGAGCCATTTCACCCATTTTTCTGGTTCTAGGCTAATTAATCTTTTACTCCCAATATCGGCTGTTTTAGTCATATTTTTATTTAGGGAATAATTTAGGTTTTTCCTAATAAAATAATAACATTTTTTTGAAAATTTTAATTTTTATAATTTAATTCATTATTCATTATTCATTGATATTGAAAAAAATGATAATAATATATTTTTATGTCAATCAAAACAACTGATGATTAACTGTAAACCAGGAAAAGTAAAAAACAAGCGATCCCCTAAATCAGAAATATGATAAATTTCTAAGCTTCCAGAGAACCGATCGCTTTTTGTACATCAAATATGAAAACCCTAGATATTGATATATTGAACCCAGGCAAAAAAAAGGACAAGGCAATGACTTGTCCTGCTTGAATGAGAAAATAAAAATTTAACTTTCAACATTTAACTTATATTCAATTCTGACCTGTTCCACCTGATGATGTTCGCTTTCAATGAATGTATGACGGCTAATTTCTGATAAGCCAAATTTCTGAAACTGGGCTAATTCTGTTTCTGATAATGGCCAAGGCGGGCCATCGGGTTGGGCATCAAAGTCACGAATTCTAGTAATCACTAATAAAGTGCCACCAGGAGCGACTAAAGGCGTGATCGCATTAATAACTTTTTCGCGAATATTCAAGGGCAATGCTTGGATATTGCGACATTCAAATACGAAATCAAATTTCCCCTGCCAATCGGGATTTAAAGCCAATAAATCCGCTACCACATAGTTAACTGGGGAATTAGGAAATCGTTCCTTTGCCCAGGCGATCGCTGTGGGGGAAATATCAAAAGCCGTCACCTGAAACCCCAGGTCTGCCAAAGTTTCTGCATCATCTCCTAAGCCACAACCAATCACTAATGCCGACTTTCCTTGACCCTGAATAATTTGGTCATTCAGCCAATCTTGTAAATAAGGATGAGCGGTTAACTTAGCCCAAGGAACTTGACTGGCATCCTTATTTGCTTGGGAATATAACACATCAAACCAAGCGGAATGCTCGGATTTCTGTAACGCTTCAGTGGCGAGTAACTTAACTTTTTGTTGCAGGGTTTTTGGTTGTTCTTCAAACATATTTTTACTCAAAAAATATCTGTGTCCTCTGTGTCTGAAGTGGGGAAAATGAACCACCTCAGACACAAAGAGCACAGAAGACTAACAGGAGGATAGCTGATTTAATGTAAGAAGTGACGCATTCCGGTAAAGACCATGACGATGCCCAATTCATCAGCAGCATCAATAGAGTCTTGGTCGCGGAGACTGCCACCGGGTTGGACGATCGCCTCAATTCCCGCAGCCACTGCGGTCCGTACCGAATCATCAAAGGGGAAAAAGGCATCACTAGAGAGCACCGCACCTTTGGCTTTTTCTCCCGCTTGTTCCAGGGCAATTTTCGCCGCCCCGACCCGGTTCATTTGACCGGCGCCCACTCCCAAGGTAGTGCGATCGCGAGTCACGACAATAGCATTAGATTTAACGTGCTTCACCACCTTCCAAGCAAACAGCAACTCTTGCAACTGATCCTCGGTAGGTTGCTTTTTCGTCACCACTTGCCACTCGCTGGGATTTTCCACCGCATCATCGGTATTTTGCACCAGAAAACCACCCGCGATCGCCTTAATCACTTGCTTTGGACCACTGATTAAATCCGGCAAAGTCAGCACTCGTAACTTAGATTTCTTCTGGAGCAATTCTTCCGCTTCCGGCTCACAACTTGGGGCAACAATACATTCTAAAAATAGCTTTTTCATCTCCGTTGCCGTCGCTGCATCCAGAGGCCGGTTCACCGCCACAATGCCACCAAAAGCGGAAATCGGATCCGCAGCTAAAGCTTTTTCGTAAGCTTCAACCAAGGTATTACCAAACGCCACGCCGCAGGGATTAGTATGCTTCAAAATGGCCGCAGCCGGAGGATATTCCGGATCGATAAACTCACAAATAATCCGTCGGGCGGCTTCCAAATCCACCAAATTGTTATAACTAAGTTCTTTCCCTTGCAGTTGTTTTGCTGCTGCCCATCCCGTAGGCGTTAATCCGACTTGATACCATGCCGCCGTTTGATGGGGGTTTTCCCCATAACGCAATGCCTGTTTTTGTTGACCGGCCATGCCAAACCGAGGGGGCAGAGGGTTATCTTCCAAAGAAGCAACCAATGGTTGATTAACCAGGTAAGTTGCGATCGCCTGGTCATAAGTTGCCGTATGCCAGAACGCTTTTTGGGCACAGACTTGGCGGAAAGCTAGAGAGACTTCTCCCTGATTTTTCCGCATTTCCTGTAAATACCCCTCATATTGGTCTGGTTCGCAAAGTACCGTCAAATGAGCGTGATTTTTGGCCGCAGCCCGCAACAGGGTTGGCCCCCCAATATCAATATTTTCAATGGCATCGGCATAAGATACATCCGGTTTGGCGATCGTTTGCTCAAACGGATAAAGATTTACCACCACCAAATCAATCGGGCGAATATCGTTATTCTGTAAATCGGCGATATCTTCTGGCAAATCGCGTCTCGCCAAAATTCCCCCGTGAATCCGGGGATGCAACGTTTTCACCCGACCCCCCAAAATTTCTGGAGACCCGGTATAGTCTGCCACTTTGGTCACGGGTAAACCGGCATCTTTTAAGGCTTTTGCGGTTCCGCCACTGCTGATCAAGTCAAATTCAAAGTCTTGAACTAATTGACGGGCAAACTCGATTAAGCCAGTTTTATCTGATGTACTCAGCAGTGCTAGACGCGCCATGACTTATCCTCGTAAAAATCTATCGGCTAGTTTACGTTACTTAGAATAAAACGAACTCTGATATTGTCTCGGAAATGTAAGATTTGCTTTGGTTTTTATGCTTTGGTTTTTATCTTTACTGTTATTGGTTATTGGTTACTCGTTATGGGATTGCCATCCTTCAAATAACTAATAACCAATAACTAACAACCAACACCCAACAACTAATAACCAATAACCAATAACATTTTAACTAATCCCGCTCAATTCGATAACCAAAATCTGTCAAAAAATGCCGAGATTGTCGCCACTTTGGTTGGACTTTGACAAACATCTCCAGATAAACTTTGCCATTAATTAATTTTTGCATTTGTTCCCGGGCAGCGATGCCCACTTCTTTGAGCATAGCTCCTTTTCTGCCAATCAGAATTCCTTTTTGGGAATCTCGCTCTACATAAATGGTGGCTAAAACACGAGTAATTTCGGGAGATTCTTCCACTTGGTCAATTCCCACCGCCACCGAATGAGGAATCTCTTCACGAGTGAGATGCAAAATTTGCTCGCGAATTAATTCACCCATAATAAATCGTTCCGGCTGATCTGTCACCAAATCAGGGGGGTAATAATAGGGACCATTGGGCAGCTTTTCTTTAAGCAAGGATAATAAATCATCAAGACCATTACCAGTCACCGCCGAAAACTTCACCATTGCCCATTTATTCAACTTAGCCATTTCTTGATAAGTCCGATCTAACAGGGCAATTTTCTGAGGGTCTTCTGGTTGCTGGTCTTGTTTATTTAATCCGAGGATGACTGGAGTTTTGGTTTGACTGAGAAACTCCGCAATAAAGCGATCGCCTCCTCCACATTCCACGGAAGAATCCACCACAAACAGCACAATATCCACCGACTTAATGGCATTTTGGGCATTTTTTACCAAAACTTTCCCCAACTCATGATGCGGCTTATGAATTCCCGGCGTATCCACAAAAATTATTTGGAATTCTGGGGTGGTTAAAATCCCCCGCAAACGGTTGCGGGTCGTCTGGGCGATCGGAGAAGTAATCGCAATTTTTTGCCCCACAAGATAGTTCATAATCGTTGACTTGCCCACATTAGGTCTGCCAATGATCGCGATAAAACCAGACTTAAAATCAACGGGAGCCGTAGGGATTAGGTTCATCTCATCAGAATACATATCACATATCTTTCCATTTTATTTTTATTTTAAGATAATATACTTATTTATCAAAAAAAATTTCCCACGGACAATCGCCACCCTACAGTAATTCTTGATTTCTGCAAGACTATCGAGGCTATCTCGTTTTTCACTGTTTTCTATGATATCAGAAATTTATGAGATTTTATTCAAAAAAAACCTCCGTAAAAATACGGAAGTTTTAGCCCTAAAAATGGTTAATTATTCCTAAATATTCGGTATAATTACTTATTTTTCATTATACGAAACCAGGTTACTTGATGCAATTTTAAGTACGCCTAGCGGAGAACAGCGGGGTTCTAAATCCTGTTCGGTATCTGGAGTCCCTCTCCCCTATCAGCTTGAACATCAAGTCCGCTAATTCCCTGCCGATCCACAAATCGATTAGCTCCCAAATCCGGTTAACGAATCCCGGATAACGGGCTGGATAAATTTGTGATTTGTGTTCCTGTCATCTATTTCTGAACCGCCCATTACTACGGCCCATCGCTACCGCCCATCACTAATATTTAATCACCAATAATCAATAAACAATAACTGATAAGTAATAATTAACAAGCCATAGGTTGATTTTTCTGTCAATAATCCAGGAAAATCATCGGCAAAATCCGCTTAGGCAATCAACATCAATGGCAGCAAACCGAGAAATAATAGAATCGGTGTAGTAAAAACGGATTTGCTGCTAGACATAAGAGAAATTTCATGGCAGCCAGTATAAAGGGTGAGGATTGTATAGTTGGTGGCAAAGATTCCCAGAATGGCGATCGCCATCCCATTTTGGATTAACCCCCCCCATAACACCCATAAACCCAAGGGCAATAAACTGGCAGTGGAGATAAATAAATCCCCAGAAAAACTGCCATTCCCTTGAAAAATTATCCGCATTAAACCACTAGCCCCGGTTAAACTCAAAACCGGGAAGAAGCCGATAATGATTAAAGTCGATATCGGTAAATTGGTGAACGGGAAAATCTTCTGCCAAACCGTAGCCATGCCCAATACCATGCCCAATACAAAGCATAGATTAAAGATGAGAGCAAAGCCAATCCCCACGGCGATCGCTTGTCGATTTCCCAACTTAATAAACGCCGGAAATAACCCCTCAATGGGATTGAAAGCAAAAGCCCGCCAAGTTTTGAGGATTTGCAAAAGTAACCTGAATGGGGGTGGGGTTTTGTCAATGATGGTTAAAGTTTTTTGCAGATTTTCTAAGGCATTTAAGGTCTGCCGATAGTGAAAGCGATCGCCTTGGGTCAAAAATTCTTTAGCCGCTTGCTTCAAGTTTACTTTTGCCGCTTTCTTTTCGGCAATTTCCTGGTAAACTAAGCCCCGATGATAATAAGCTGCTGCATAATGAGGATTCATCGCGATCGCTTGGTTTAAATCTTCCAACGCTCCGGTAATATTCGCCAATTTAAACCGAGTTAATCCGCGATAATAATAAATTTCGGGTATTTGATCATTGCGGTGTAACGCTTCCGTATAATCAGCGAATGCCTCACGGTGATTGCTCAGTTGGGATTGGGCAAACCCGCGTTGATAATAAGCCTCGACTAATTCTGGATTTAATTTTAAGGCTTCCGTATAATCCGCGATCGCCTCTTGATAATTTAATTTCTGGCTTTTTTTTAAGCCTTGTTGATAAAAATTTACAGCTTGCTTATCTTTTAAATTAACTTCAACGTCTGGTTCAGAGACTTTGCTGGTAAACTCTACTTCGTTTAAGGATGCTTGGGCTAACTCTTGGTCATACTTTTCCCGCTCCAAGGGATTCCTCAAAATATCATAAATTCGGGTAATTTCCTTAAAAAAATCTCCGGTTTCGTCAGAGGGATTTACATCAGGATGATATTGGACAGCCAGCCGCCGATAAGCTTTTTTAATTTCTTCGAGAGTGGCAGTCTTGCTAACTCCCAAAATTTGATAATAATTTTGTTTTTTAAACATATCATATGAGGTTCCGTGATTTCGATCAACAATGAAAAATAGAGATTCAGTGATCCGTTTTTAAGTAATTAAAAACCGGATTTTAACCCTAATTATTTTAAAAAAACTTGCTTTTTTTGGGTAAAAAAACCGGTTTTTCAACTCTACTATTGTGGGCGAATATTGTGGGCGACTATTGCGGGCGAATATTGCGGGCGAATATTGTGGGCGACTATTGCGGGCGACTATTGCGGGCGATCGCTTCTAATCCCCAGTAACATATTGCTGACCCAGCAATAGATAAAAGACATCTGTATTCTCCATAGTGCCAGAAACTTGATCGCTATTAGGACCCCAACCATAAATCCCCACATTCGCTCCTGTGTGATCGTGACTAGACCAAGAAACCTGGGGAAATTGACCTTGACCATTATTTTTTAACACTTTTAACCCGCCAGTTTCGTGGTCAGCGGTGACAATAATCAGCGTATCCGGGTTATTTTCTGCCCATTTGAACACTTCCGCCACCGTCTCGGCGAACTGCAAAGTTTCCATCACATTTCGTTGCAGGTGATTCTCATGCCCCGCATGATCGATCCGTCCCCCTTCGATCATCAGAAATAAACCATCCGGGTCATTATCCAAAATATTCAAGGCGGTTTTGGCCATCTCTCGCAAATGGGGTAAATCACCAACTCCGTCAGACTCATAAGGCAAATGACCTTGGCCAAATTGTCCAGAAACCCGCGTCACCGTTTCCGTGTCTAAAGCCTGCATCTGTTGCCGGTTTATCACCACCGTATAACCCGCAGACTTGGCGGCTTTCGGGGACATCCCCGCACCCCCGCCGCCAAAGAGTACCTCTGGACGGGTGGTATTGAGATATTGTTGGGCGATTTCCGCTTGTTGACTGCGACCTTGTTGATGAGCAGCAAAAGCCGCTGGAGTGGCATGAGTCATTTCCGTAGTCGTGACTAACCCAGCGCTTTTCCCCGCT encodes:
- a CDS encoding J domain-containing protein codes for the protein MFKKQNYYQILGVSKTATLEEIKKAYRRLAVQYHPDVNPSDETGDFFKEITRIYDILRNPLEREKYDQELAQASLNEVEFTSKVSEPDVEVNLKDKQAVNFYQQGLKKSQKLNYQEAIADYTEALKLNPELVEAYYQRGFAQSQLSNHREAFADYTEALHRNDQIPEIYYYRGLTRFKLANITGALEDLNQAIAMNPHYAAAYYHRGLVYQEIAEKKAAKVNLKQAAKEFLTQGDRFHYRQTLNALENLQKTLTIIDKTPPPFRLLLQILKTWRAFAFNPIEGLFPAFIKLGNRQAIAVGIGFALIFNLCFVLGMVLGMATVWQKIFPFTNLPISTLIIIGFFPVLSLTGASGLMRIIFQGNGSFSGDLFISTASLLPLGLWVLWGGLIQNGMAIAILGIFATNYTILTLYTGCHEISLMSSSKSVFTTPILLFLGLLPLMLIA
- the purH gene encoding bifunctional phosphoribosylaminoimidazolecarboxamide formyltransferase/IMP cyclohydrolase gives rise to the protein MARLALLSTSDKTGLIEFARQLVQDFEFDLISSGGTAKALKDAGLPVTKVADYTGSPEILGGRVKTLHPRIHGGILARRDLPEDIADLQNNDIRPIDLVVVNLYPFEQTIAKPDVSYADAIENIDIGGPTLLRAAAKNHAHLTVLCEPDQYEGYLQEMRKNQGEVSLAFRQVCAQKAFWHTATYDQAIATYLVNQPLVASLEDNPLPPRFGMAGQQKQALRYGENPHQTAAWYQVGLTPTGWAAAKQLQGKELSYNNLVDLEAARRIICEFIDPEYPPAAAILKHTNPCGVAFGNTLVEAYEKALAADPISAFGGIVAVNRPLDAATATEMKKLFLECIVAPSCEPEAEELLQKKSKLRVLTLPDLISGPKQVIKAIAGGFLVQNTDDAVENPSEWQVVTKKQPTEDQLQELLFAWKVVKHVKSNAIVVTRDRTTLGVGAGQMNRVGAAKIALEQAGEKAKGAVLSSDAFFPFDDSVRTAVAAGIEAIVQPGGSLRDQDSIDAADELGIVMVFTGMRHFLH
- a CDS encoding alkaline phosphatase, with the translated sequence MMKSLQRDRRYRVALFTSFCVACASCVAASSTGSTIAQSRVWTTHEGKQAPKNVILLIGDGMGPEQVKAAGMYAHGTPGKLSFEQFPHQGEVTTYSANNSITDSAAGGTAIATGVKVNNGVISMAIPGDGQPLKTVLEKYQAAGKSAGLVTTTEMTHATPAAFAAHQQGRSQQAEIAQQYLNTTRPEVLFGGGGAGMSPKAAKSAGYTVVINRQQMQALDTETVTRVSGQFGQGHLPYESDGVGDLPHLREMAKTALNILDNDPDGLFLMIEGGRIDHAGHENHLQRNVMETLQFAETVAEVFKWAENNPDTLIIVTADHETGGLKVLKNNGQGQFPQVSWSSHDHTGANVGIYGWGPNSDQVSGTMENTDVFYLLLGQQYVTGD
- a CDS encoding Rpn family recombination-promoting nuclease/putative transposase gives rise to the protein MTKTADIGSKRLISLEPEKWVKWLTSFADVQVREIVNSDFQWISREGDVLVRAYSPECGEFLLVNELQLYYTGKMPRRIRAYVALAEEKYQLPVYPVLVNILQSSYANIPQGYFSEFAGLQARQDYRVINLWEVNAEIVFERSLTALLPFVPVLKGGGEKSTVQRALRLLRNDEKLSDLETLLAFFATFVLESSVVQQIMRWDMAVLQKSPWYQEILNQGVQQGREEGLLSAIALGLELKFGETALELMPAVSQIKNVERLTELKDAIKTVNSLAEFQRMI
- a CDS encoding bifunctional 2-polyprenyl-6-hydroxyphenol methylase/3-demethylubiquinol 3-O-methyltransferase UbiG; translation: MFEEQPKTLQQKVKLLATEALQKSEHSAWFDVLYSQANKDASQVPWAKLTAHPYLQDWLNDQIIQGQGKSALVIGCGLGDDAETLADLGFQVTAFDISPTAIAWAKERFPNSPVNYVVADLLALNPDWQGKFDFVFECRNIQALPLNIREKVINAITPLVAPGGTLLVITRIRDFDAQPDGPPWPLSETELAQFQKFGLSEISRHTFIESEHHQVEQVRIEYKLNVES
- the era gene encoding GTPase Era; this translates as MYSDEMNLIPTAPVDFKSGFIAIIGRPNVGKSTIMNYLVGQKIAITSPIAQTTRNRLRGILTTPEFQIIFVDTPGIHKPHHELGKVLVKNAQNAIKSVDIVLFVVDSSVECGGGDRFIAEFLSQTKTPVILGLNKQDQQPEDPQKIALLDRTYQEMAKLNKWAMVKFSAVTGNGLDDLLSLLKEKLPNGPYYYPPDLVTDQPERFIMGELIREQILHLTREEIPHSVAVGIDQVEESPEITRVLATIYVERDSQKGILIGRKGAMLKEVGIAAREQMQKLINGKVYLEMFVKVQPKWRQSRHFLTDFGYRIERD